In Achromobacter xylosoxidans A8, a single window of DNA contains:
- a CDS encoding glutathione peroxidase codes for MSTLYDFSARAIDGTEQSLDTYRGRVLLVVNVASKCGFTPQYTGLEELYRSFHDDGFAVLGFPCDQFGHQEPGDEAEIRNFCSTQYDITFPLYAKIDVNGDGAHPLYRWLKGEKPGVFGTEGIKWNFTKFLVGRDGQVIKRYAPTDTPAGIRDDIEKALSAPV; via the coding sequence ATGAGCACCCTCTACGATTTCTCCGCCCGCGCCATCGACGGCACGGAACAGTCCTTGGACACCTACCGCGGCCGCGTGCTGCTGGTGGTGAACGTGGCCTCCAAGTGCGGCTTCACGCCGCAATACACCGGCCTAGAAGAGCTCTACCGCTCGTTCCACGACGACGGCTTCGCCGTGCTGGGCTTTCCCTGCGACCAGTTCGGCCACCAGGAACCCGGCGACGAAGCCGAGATCCGCAATTTCTGCAGCACGCAGTACGACATCACCTTCCCGCTCTACGCCAAGATCGACGTCAACGGCGACGGCGCCCATCCGCTGTACCGCTGGCTCAAGGGCGAAAAGCCCGGCGTCTTCGGCACCGAGGGCATCAAGTGGAACTTCACCAAATTCCTGGTGGGCCGCGACGGCCAAGTCATCAAGCGCTACGCGCCCACCGACACGCCGGCCGGCATCCGGGACGACATCGAAAAGGCGCTGTCCGCGCCAGTCTGA
- a CDS encoding MFS transporter, which translates to MPLHLIALAAAAFGIGTSEFVIMGLLPNVAADLQVSIDVAGLLITGYAMGVVIGAPIMAIVTARLPRKATLIGLASTFVVGNLLCALAPNYGLLMAARVFTAFCHGAFFGLGAVVAADLVPRNQRASAIALMFTGLTLANVLGVPLGTALGQVAGWRSTFWVVSGIGLAAVAALAAWLPARIPMQPGNILREFKVLRDVRVVWPLAASVLASAALFCVLTYIAPLLREVTGVSERGVTGVLLLFGVALTVGSTLGGKLGDRNLEVSLRRIFLGLLLVFLALSQAIHALAPMLAVTFIWGVLGFAVVPLLQMLIVDQAADAPNLASTLNQGAFNLGNAGGAWLGSVALGHGLPLTDLPWMSAGITAAVLLLTLWGTRYYGRGAGATLAGQQADALTPSRSDA; encoded by the coding sequence ATGCCCCTGCACCTCATCGCGCTGGCCGCTGCCGCTTTCGGCATCGGCACCAGCGAGTTCGTCATCATGGGCCTGCTGCCCAACGTCGCCGCGGACTTGCAGGTCAGCATCGACGTCGCCGGCCTGCTGATCACCGGTTACGCGATGGGCGTGGTGATCGGCGCGCCCATCATGGCCATCGTCACCGCCAGGCTGCCGCGCAAGGCCACGCTGATCGGGCTGGCCAGCACCTTCGTGGTCGGCAATCTGCTGTGCGCGCTGGCGCCAAACTATGGGCTGCTGATGGCCGCGCGCGTGTTCACCGCGTTCTGCCATGGCGCTTTCTTCGGCCTGGGCGCCGTGGTGGCCGCGGACCTGGTGCCGCGCAACCAGCGCGCCAGCGCCATCGCGCTGATGTTCACCGGACTGACGCTGGCCAATGTGCTGGGCGTGCCTCTGGGCACGGCGCTGGGCCAGGTGGCCGGATGGCGCTCGACCTTCTGGGTGGTCAGCGGCATCGGCCTGGCGGCCGTGGCGGCGCTGGCCGCCTGGCTGCCGGCGCGCATCCCCATGCAGCCCGGCAACATCCTGCGCGAATTCAAGGTGCTGCGCGACGTGCGCGTGGTCTGGCCGCTGGCCGCCAGCGTGCTGGCGTCCGCCGCGCTGTTCTGTGTGCTGACCTACATCGCGCCGCTCTTGCGCGAAGTGACCGGCGTGTCCGAGCGCGGCGTGACCGGCGTATTGCTGCTCTTCGGCGTGGCGCTGACAGTGGGCAGCACCTTGGGCGGCAAGCTGGGCGACCGCAACCTGGAAGTGTCGCTGCGCCGCATCTTCCTCGGCCTGCTGCTGGTGTTCCTGGCGCTGAGCCAGGCCATCCACGCCTTGGCGCCCATGCTGGCCGTGACCTTCATCTGGGGCGTGCTGGGCTTTGCCGTGGTGCCGTTGTTGCAGATGCTGATCGTGGACCAGGCAGCCGACGCGCCCAATCTGGCCTCGACCCTGAACCAGGGCGCGTTCAACCTCGGCAATGCGGGCGGCGCCTGGCTGGGCAGCGTGGCGCTGGGCCATGGCCTGCCGCTGACGGACCTGCCCTGGATGTCGGCCGGCATCACCGCCGCCGTCCTGCTGCTGACCTTGTGGGGCACGCGCTACTACGGCCGCGGCGCCGGGGCTACACTCGCTGGACAACAAGCCGACGCGCTGACGCCCTCGCGTTCGGACGCCTGA
- a CDS encoding Lrp/AsnC family transcriptional regulator, giving the protein MQNDLKSENPVLDGIDRRLVETLTANARTTTADLARQVGMSAPSVADRLRRLEESGVIRAYTLDVDPVALGYTLEAIVRIRPLPGQLRHVEGLIQQIPEFVECDKVTGDDCFIARVVLRSISHLDGILERVTEFAETNTAIVKAHTVRRRLPPLR; this is encoded by the coding sequence ATGCAAAACGACCTAAAAAGTGAAAACCCGGTCCTGGATGGTATCGATCGTCGTCTGGTGGAGACGCTGACGGCCAACGCGCGCACCACCACGGCCGACCTGGCGCGCCAGGTCGGGATGTCCGCGCCCAGTGTGGCGGACCGCCTGCGCAGGCTTGAAGAATCGGGGGTGATCCGTGCCTACACCTTGGACGTGGACCCGGTGGCGCTGGGCTACACGCTGGAGGCCATCGTCCGCATCCGTCCCTTGCCCGGGCAGTTGCGCCACGTGGAAGGCCTGATCCAGCAGATTCCGGAATTCGTCGAGTGCGACAAAGTCACGGGCGACGACTGCTTCATCGCCCGGGTGGTGCTGCGCTCGATCTCGCACCTGGACGGCATCCTGGAGCGCGTGACCGAGTTCGCGGAAACCAACACCGCCATCGTCAAGGCGCACACGGTGCGCCGCCGGCTGCCGCCGTTGCGATGA
- a CDS encoding glutathione binding-like protein produces the protein MIDLYYWTTPNGHKITLFLEETGLPYKIHPVNIGRGDQFKPEFLAIAPNNRIPAIVDQAPAGGGAPISLFESGAILLYLAEKTGRFLPADLRGRAEVSQWLFWQMGGLGPMAGQNHHFSGYAQERIAYAIDRYVKETNRLYGVLNKRLADREFVAGDYSIADMAAYPWIVPHAKQGQDLNDFPHLKRWFDAIAARPATQRAYALADTINTAPSISDDESRRILFGQTAQNVAR, from the coding sequence ATGATCGATCTCTATTACTGGACCACCCCCAACGGCCACAAGATCACGCTGTTCCTCGAAGAAACCGGCCTGCCCTACAAGATCCATCCGGTGAACATCGGCCGCGGCGATCAGTTCAAGCCCGAGTTCCTGGCCATCGCCCCCAACAACCGCATTCCGGCCATCGTCGACCAGGCCCCGGCCGGCGGCGGCGCGCCGATTTCCTTGTTCGAGTCGGGCGCCATCCTGCTGTATCTCGCCGAGAAGACCGGCCGCTTCCTGCCCGCCGACCTGCGCGGCCGCGCCGAAGTGTCGCAGTGGCTCTTCTGGCAGATGGGCGGCCTGGGCCCCATGGCCGGCCAGAACCACCATTTCTCGGGCTATGCGCAGGAGCGTATCGCCTACGCCATCGACCGCTACGTCAAGGAAACCAACCGCCTCTACGGCGTGCTGAACAAGCGCCTGGCGGACCGCGAGTTCGTCGCCGGCGACTATTCCATCGCCGACATGGCGGCCTATCCCTGGATCGTGCCGCACGCCAAGCAGGGCCAGGACCTGAACGACTTCCCGCATCTGAAGCGCTGGTTCGACGCCATCGCGGCGCGCCCCGCCACGCAGCGCGCCTATGCGCTGGCCGACACCATCAATACCGCCCCGTCCATCAGCGACGATGAATCGCGCCGCATCCTGTTCGGCCAGACCGCCCAGAACGTCGCGCGCTGA
- a CDS encoding PAS domain-containing protein produces MRDHPQVHDQEYTLHDEQCLITRTDARGRIIYANPAFLEVSGYTQADLMGKGHDTMRHPDMPLAAYDDLWRTIQRGKSWTGVIKNRRKHGGHYWSLASITPVVERGVTVCYACVRVKPTRAQIETADNAYRRLRTGITGGLRLNAGRILPGGLLARLRHWPVAGIRTRMLAWAGLSSALFLAAGGFALHGLAANLDAEQLALAAAVLAGGASLIFASGWAYARTLSGLLATATDFTRQIAAGNLGTPLAPGNPDDETGALRFSLEATRRNLVGLARDVHSGIADAPGAAPERGAQPAGTEDLRHAIEVFRLARAQPLPARQAS; encoded by the coding sequence ATGCGCGACCATCCGCAGGTCCACGACCAGGAATACACGCTGCACGACGAGCAGTGCCTCATCACGCGCACCGACGCGCGCGGCCGCATCATCTATGCCAACCCCGCGTTCCTGGAGGTCAGCGGCTACACGCAAGCGGACCTGATGGGCAAAGGCCATGACACCATGCGCCATCCCGACATGCCGCTGGCCGCCTACGACGACCTGTGGCGCACCATACAACGCGGCAAGTCCTGGACCGGCGTGATCAAGAACCGGCGCAAGCATGGCGGCCACTATTGGTCGCTGGCCAGCATCACTCCCGTGGTGGAACGGGGTGTGACCGTCTGCTATGCCTGCGTGCGCGTCAAGCCGACGCGCGCCCAGATCGAGACCGCCGACAACGCCTACCGGCGCCTGCGCACCGGCATTACCGGCGGCTTGCGGCTGAACGCCGGACGGATTCTTCCGGGAGGCCTGCTGGCGCGCCTGCGCCACTGGCCGGTGGCCGGCATACGCACTCGCATGCTGGCTTGGGCCGGGCTGTCGTCCGCGTTGTTCCTGGCCGCAGGCGGCTTCGCGCTGCATGGCTTGGCGGCCAACCTGGACGCCGAGCAACTGGCCCTGGCGGCCGCCGTGCTGGCCGGCGGCGCCAGCCTGATCTTCGCATCGGGCTGGGCCTACGCCCGCACGCTTTCCGGCTTGTTGGCCACCGCCACCGACTTCACGCGGCAGATCGCCGCCGGCAATCTGGGCACGCCGCTGGCGCCCGGCAATCCCGATGATGAAACCGGCGCGCTGCGGTTTTCGCTGGAGGCCACGCGCAGGAACCTGGTCGGCCTGGCCCGCGATGTGCACAGCGGCATTGCGGACGCGCCTGGCGCGGCGCCGGAGCGCGGCGCGCAGCCAGCCGGGACCGAAGACTTGCGCCATGCCATCGAGGTATTTCGGCTCGCGCGCGCCCAACCACTGCCCGCGCGTCAGGCCAGCTAG
- a CDS encoding DMT family transporter encodes MNPSSERVGLAQMAAAMTLSGTLGVFVLESGQSAWNVVFFRCVFGALSLFLYCWARGLLKPGLFTVRTLALALAAGAALVLNWVLLFSAYRLASISLATAVYNVQPFFLIGLGVLFLGERPTRGKLAWSVLAFAGLMLVLRLSEAGGADSRAYLSGLMLGLGAAALYGVTAIIVKRLKHIPPQVLALVQVTLGAVMLLPMADFNALPAAPLQWGYLVALGLIHTCLMYILMYSAIQKLPTTSTAALSFIYPAVAILLDFVAYGHRMDATQIAGVAMIFVAAAGVSLNWTWRMPGRPRAGAA; translated from the coding sequence ATGAACCCCTCATCAGAACGCGTGGGCCTGGCCCAGATGGCCGCCGCGATGACCTTGTCCGGCACCCTTGGGGTGTTCGTGCTGGAGTCGGGCCAGAGCGCCTGGAACGTGGTTTTCTTCCGCTGCGTGTTCGGCGCCCTGTCGCTGTTCCTGTATTGCTGGGCGCGCGGCCTGCTCAAGCCCGGCCTGTTCACCGTCCGCACGCTGGCACTGGCCCTGGCGGCCGGCGCCGCGCTGGTGCTGAACTGGGTGCTGCTGTTTTCCGCCTACCGGCTGGCGTCCATTTCGCTGGCCACCGCGGTCTACAACGTGCAGCCCTTCTTCCTGATCGGCCTGGGCGTGCTGTTCCTGGGCGAACGGCCCACGCGCGGCAAGCTGGCCTGGTCGGTGCTGGCCTTTGCCGGCCTGATGCTGGTGTTGCGCCTGTCCGAAGCCGGCGGCGCGGACAGCCGCGCCTATTTGTCGGGACTGATGCTGGGGCTGGGCGCGGCGGCGCTGTATGGCGTCACCGCCATCATCGTCAAGCGGCTCAAGCACATTCCGCCGCAGGTGTTGGCGCTGGTGCAGGTCACGCTGGGCGCCGTGATGCTGCTGCCCATGGCGGACTTCAACGCCCTGCCCGCCGCGCCGCTGCAATGGGGCTATCTGGTTGCGCTGGGGCTGATCCATACCTGCCTGATGTACATCCTCATGTACTCGGCCATCCAGAAGCTGCCGACCACGTCCACCGCCGCATTGAGCTTCATCTATCCTGCCGTGGCCATCCTGCTGGACTTCGTGGCCTACGGGCACCGCATGGACGCCACGCAGATCGCCGGCGTGGCCATGATCTTCGTGGCGGCGGCGGGCGTCAGCCTGAACTGGACCTGGCGCATGCCTGGCCGGCCGCGCGCCGGCGCGGCCTGA
- a CDS encoding CoA transferase, whose amino-acid sequence MGNLMDLRPSFLRGRTPAGNASRDVLQKLWRSVDLPDESLDHVVLTGADPVLPSSFAVGTAAQTSMAAAALAAAEIWNLRGGARQQVGVDMLHAAQECRSHYTINGVTPNPWDPITGLYRCGDGGWVRIHANFAHHRDGALALLGCPVGEDTSRATVERALSRWKALDFEQVAADAGLPVAAMRSFDEWDRHPQATAVAAQPLLTIERIGEADPRPLPKYGNGARPLKDIRVLDLTRIIAGPVCGRALAAYGADVMLLNSPHLPNIDNIIDTSRGKLSVQADLDTADGRIALGNLLRSAHVFVQGYRPGAMAALGFGPQDAARIRPGIVYVSLSAYGDKGPWAGRRGFDSLVQTATGFNHAEAQAAGQDEPKPMPLQILDHVSGYLMAFGAQVALARQATEGGSWHVRVSLAQTAHWLRGLGRVEGGLACPMPGFEGLLETEPSGFGELVALRHAAQFSETPARWTRPSSPPGTHPPVWPFN is encoded by the coding sequence ATGGGAAATCTGATGGACCTACGCCCGTCTTTTCTGAGGGGCCGCACACCCGCAGGCAATGCGTCCCGCGACGTTTTGCAAAAGCTCTGGCGCTCGGTGGATCTGCCCGATGAATCGCTGGACCACGTGGTGTTGACTGGCGCCGACCCGGTACTTCCCTCGTCTTTCGCCGTTGGCACGGCGGCGCAGACCAGCATGGCTGCGGCCGCGCTGGCCGCGGCCGAAATCTGGAATTTGCGCGGCGGCGCCAGGCAGCAAGTCGGCGTCGACATGCTGCATGCGGCGCAGGAGTGCCGCAGCCACTACACCATCAACGGCGTTACCCCCAATCCCTGGGACCCCATCACCGGCCTGTACCGCTGCGGCGACGGCGGCTGGGTCCGCATACACGCCAATTTCGCCCATCACCGCGATGGCGCCCTGGCGCTTTTGGGCTGTCCTGTCGGTGAAGACACCTCCCGCGCAACGGTGGAACGCGCCCTGAGCCGCTGGAAGGCCCTGGACTTCGAACAGGTGGCTGCCGATGCGGGCTTGCCGGTGGCGGCCATGCGCAGCTTCGACGAATGGGACCGCCATCCGCAAGCCACGGCGGTGGCCGCGCAACCCTTGCTGACCATCGAGCGCATCGGCGAGGCCGATCCTCGGCCCTTGCCCAAGTACGGCAATGGCGCCCGGCCGCTCAAGGACATCCGCGTGCTGGACCTGACGCGCATCATTGCCGGGCCGGTCTGCGGCCGGGCGCTGGCGGCGTATGGCGCCGACGTGATGCTGCTGAACTCGCCGCACCTGCCCAACATCGACAACATCATCGACACCAGCCGCGGCAAGCTGTCCGTGCAGGCTGACCTGGACACGGCCGACGGCCGCATCGCGCTGGGCAACCTGTTGCGCAGCGCGCACGTGTTTGTACAGGGCTACCGCCCCGGCGCCATGGCCGCGCTGGGCTTCGGCCCGCAGGACGCGGCGCGCATCCGCCCTGGCATTGTCTACGTGTCGCTGTCGGCCTATGGCGACAAAGGTCCCTGGGCCGGTCGCCGCGGTTTCGATTCCTTGGTGCAGACCGCCACCGGCTTCAATCATGCCGAGGCGCAGGCTGCGGGCCAGGACGAGCCCAAGCCCATGCCCTTGCAGATCCTGGATCACGTCTCGGGCTACCTGATGGCCTTCGGCGCGCAGGTCGCGCTGGCGCGGCAGGCGACCGAAGGCGGCAGTTGGCATGTGCGCGTGTCGCTGGCGCAAACCGCGCATTGGCTGCGCGGCCTGGGCCGGGTCGAGGGCGGCCTGGCCTGTCCGATGCCGGGCTTCGAAGGCTTGCTGGAAACCGAGCCCTCCGGTTTCGGTGAGCTGGTGGCATTGCGCCACGCCGCGCAGTTTTCGGAAACCCCGGCCCGGTGGACGCGTCCATCCAGCCCGCCGGGCACCCATCCCCCGGTCTGGCCGTTCAACTAG
- a CDS encoding tetratricopeptide repeat protein → MEGMIERLEAMLAKGTDNMLLRFSLGKAYAEQDCFADAEPHLRAALAFDPAYSVAWKWLGKACLGQGDKSGARAAWESGLQAAQARGDQQVVKELQVFIKRLDKEAAAGG, encoded by the coding sequence ATGGAAGGAATGATCGAACGCCTGGAAGCGATGCTGGCCAAGGGCACGGACAACATGCTGCTGCGCTTTTCCTTGGGCAAGGCCTATGCGGAACAGGATTGTTTCGCCGACGCCGAGCCCCATCTGCGCGCGGCGCTGGCGTTCGATCCCGCCTATTCGGTGGCCTGGAAATGGCTGGGCAAGGCCTGCCTGGGGCAGGGCGACAAGAGCGGCGCGCGCGCCGCCTGGGAGTCGGGCCTGCAGGCCGCGCAGGCGCGCGGCGATCAACAGGTGGTGAAGGAATTGCAGGTGTTCATCAAGCGTCTGGACAAGGAAGCCGCGGCCGGCGGCTGA
- the phrB gene encoding deoxyribodipyrimidine photo-lyase, whose product MNTLLWLRTDLRAHDNPALAAAAEAGTVTALFLAAPGQWRLHGDAPTKVDFWLRNLRELSRELGRLGIPLRLLTVPDWSNAPDALADFCRTHAIGQVHANAEWAVNERRRDAAVAARLQALGVDWTLHHGASLLRPGTVLTGKGECYRVYTPYARACRERLRTAPLRALPAPRAQTPPPWPADPLPAAFEGFEAPADPVRALWPAGEDAASERLEAFADGVIDAYQEQRDFPSLPATSCLSPYLAAGVLSPGQALRAALAANHGEVDGGKRGAATWINELLWREFYQHLLAAHPSLSMHQPMKPETAAVPWRDAPDDLRAWQQGQTGIPIVDAAMRQLLALGWMHNRLRMVTAMFLSKNLLIDWRLGEAWFMAQLVDGDLAANNGGWQWSASTGADAVPYFRIFNPLSQSRKFDPDGVFLREWLPELAHLDSRAIHDPSPMERAQAGYPLAIVDLAQSRLRALEAFGGLPPA is encoded by the coding sequence ATGAACACGCTGCTCTGGCTGCGCACCGACCTGCGCGCGCACGACAATCCCGCCCTGGCTGCGGCTGCCGAAGCCGGCACGGTCACCGCCCTGTTTCTGGCCGCGCCCGGCCAATGGCGGCTGCACGGCGATGCGCCGACCAAGGTCGATTTCTGGCTGCGCAATCTGCGCGAACTATCGCGGGAACTCGGCCGCCTGGGTATTCCGCTGCGACTGTTGACCGTGCCTGACTGGAGCAATGCGCCGGACGCGCTGGCCGATTTCTGCCGCACCCACGCCATCGGCCAGGTCCACGCCAACGCCGAATGGGCCGTCAATGAACGCCGCCGCGATGCCGCGGTCGCCGCCCGTCTGCAGGCCCTGGGCGTGGACTGGACGCTGCATCACGGCGCCTCGCTGCTGCGGCCCGGCACCGTGCTGACCGGCAAGGGCGAGTGCTACCGCGTCTATACGCCATACGCGCGGGCCTGCCGCGAACGCCTGCGCACGGCGCCTCTGCGGGCGCTGCCCGCGCCGCGCGCCCAGACGCCGCCGCCGTGGCCGGCGGACCCGCTGCCCGCGGCTTTCGAGGGTTTCGAGGCGCCCGCCGACCCCGTGCGCGCACTATGGCCCGCTGGCGAGGACGCCGCCAGCGAACGGCTCGAAGCCTTTGCCGATGGCGTCATCGATGCCTACCAGGAGCAACGCGACTTTCCCTCGCTGCCCGCCACCAGCTGCCTGTCGCCCTATCTGGCGGCGGGCGTGCTGTCGCCGGGGCAGGCCCTGCGCGCGGCGCTGGCGGCCAATCACGGCGAGGTGGACGGCGGCAAGCGCGGCGCGGCCACCTGGATCAACGAGCTGCTGTGGCGCGAGTTCTACCAGCATCTGCTGGCCGCCCACCCCAGCCTGTCGATGCACCAGCCCATGAAGCCGGAGACCGCCGCCGTGCCCTGGCGCGACGCGCCGGATGACCTGCGCGCCTGGCAGCAAGGCCAGACCGGCATTCCCATCGTCGACGCGGCGATGCGCCAACTGCTGGCGCTGGGCTGGATGCACAACCGTCTGCGCATGGTGACGGCCATGTTCCTGTCCAAGAACCTGCTGATCGATTGGCGGCTGGGCGAAGCCTGGTTCATGGCGCAGCTGGTGGACGGCGACCTCGCCGCCAACAACGGCGGCTGGCAATGGAGCGCGTCCACGGGCGCGGACGCAGTACCCTACTTCCGCATCTTCAATCCGCTGTCGCAGTCGCGCAAATTCGACCCCGACGGCGTGTTCCTGCGCGAATGGCTGCCGGAATTGGCGCATCTGGACAGCCGCGCCATCCACGATCCCAGCCCGATGGAGCGCGCGCAGGCCGGCTATCCGCTGGCCATCGTCGATCTGGCCCAGAGCCGGCTGCGCGCGCTGGAGGCGTTTGGCGGCCTGCCACCCGCCTGA